In a single window of the Zea mays cultivar B73 chromosome 5, Zm-B73-REFERENCE-NAM-5.0, whole genome shotgun sequence genome:
- the LOC100272927 gene encoding Soluble inorganic pyrophosphatase 6, chloroplastic, translated as MATAATASATAATRFTLLAGAGLRSRITRLPTAVRFQRQRGLTTTALLKTADLQPKEQGKPETLDYRVFLVDGGGRKVSPWHDVPLRAGDGVFHFVVEIPKESSAKMEVATDEAFTPIKQDTKKGNLRYYPYNINWNYGLLPQTWEDPTSANSEVEGAFGDNDPVDVVEIGERRANVGDVLKVKPLAALAMIDEGELDWKIVAISLDDPKASLVNDVDDVEKHFPGTLTAIRDWFRDYKIPDGKPANKFGLGNKPASKEYALKVIQETNESWEKLVKRNIPAGELSLA; from the exons ATGGCGACGGCGGCCACGGCGTCCGCGACGGCGGCGACCCGCTTCACGCTCCTAGCGGGCGCCGGCCTCCGCAGCCGCATCACCCGCCTCCCCACCGCCGTGCGGTTCCAGCGCCAGCGGGGGCTCACCACCACCGCGCTCCTGAAGACCGCCGACCTCCAGCCCAAGGAGCAGGGCAAGCCCGAGACGCTCGACTACCGCGTGTTCCTCGTCGACGGCGGGGGCCGGAAGGTGTCGCCGTGGCACGACGTCCCGCTGCGCGCCGGGGACGGGGTGTTCCACTTCGTCGTCGAGATACCCAAGGAGAGCAGCGCCAAGATGGAGGTCGCCACCGACGAGGCCTTCACGCCCATCAAGCAGGACACCAAGAAGGGCAACCTTCGATACTACCC GTACAACATTAACTGGAACTATGGGTTACTTCCTCAAACATGGGAGGACCCAACTTCTGCAAATTCTGAGGTTGAAGGAGCATTTGGGGATAATGATCCTG TTGATGTTGTTGAGATAGGTGAAAGACGTGCCAATGTCGgggacgttcttaaggttaagccaTTGGCAGCTTTAGCAATGATTGATGAGGGAGAGCTTGACTGGAAAATTGTGGCCATTTCTTTGGATGACCCGAAAGCATCTCTTGTGAACGACGTGGATGATGTTGAGAAGCATTTTCCG GGGACACTGACTGCCATCAGAGACTGGTTCAGAGACTACAAGATACCTGATGGAAAGCCTGCCAACAAATTTGGTCTCGGCAACAAGCCCGCAAGCAAG GAATACGCCCTGAAGGTCATTCAAGAGACCAACGAATCATGGGAGAAATTGGTAAAGAGAAATATTCCCGCTGGAGAGCTCTCGTTGGCCTGA
- the LOC100273710 gene encoding uncharacterized LOC100273710 (The RefSeq protein has 1 substitution compared to this genomic sequence) — MSSGRPSEPAMNAGAAPAASSPPRSKKRPSRMGDGNSSPNPSPRGSPARRSELKRRRRTSAESAALALATVAARASAAGVRSDAGDGAVERRRRPRTRAEGGDGAIRMLGAAAARVGGGRGAAQKHWSDDDEFTLLTAAVAFRDRNGRAPRLPDMAELFESIRESISPHIDQFMVYYKIKRLKSKFQHSAGPRDRRLRDLCSVLWGVGVVASSEDDSDVGERRTVPDAAAMMPVVTEVLGEYWKTNERAMAGVSLEKGLSLLGKKEGRLIETKWRQQLDQEMQSQMRRHDLAKEVCGLLTDAIKGLGP; from the coding sequence ATGTCATCCGGACGCCCGTCTGAACCCGCCATGAACGCCGGCGCAACGCCCGCGGCGTCGTCCCCTCCCAGATCGAAGAAGCGGCCGTCCCGCATGGGCGACGGCAACTCGAGCCCAAACCCTAGCCCCCGCGGCTCCCCCGCCCGCAGGAGCGAGCTAAAGCGCAGGCGCCGCACATCCGCCGAGTCCGCCGCGCTCGCGCTCGCCACGGTCGCCGCGCGCGCGTCCGCGGCCGGCGTCCGCTCCGACGCGGGCGACGGCGCCGTCGAGAGGCGCAGACGCCCGCGCACCCGCGCTGAAGGAGGCGATGGGGCCATCCGGATGCTCGGAGCCGCCGCCGCCCGCGTCGGCGGAGGCCGCGGCGCCGCCCAGAAACACTGGAGCGACGACGACGAGTTCACGCTCCTCACCGCCGCCGTTGCCTTCCGCGACCGCAACGGCCGGGCACCGCGCCTCCCGGACATGGCCGAGCTGTTCGAGTCCATTAGGGAGTCCATCTCCCCGCACATCGACCAGTTCATGGTGTACTACAAGATCAAGCGCCTCAAGAGCAAGTTCCAGCACTCCGCCGGCCCGCGCGACCGTCGCCTGCGCGACTTGTGCTCCGTCCTATGGGGTGTCGGCGTCGTGGCCTCTTCCGAGGACGACTCGGACGTCGGCGAGCGACGCACTGTCCCGGATGCGGCAGCCATGATGCCGGTGGTCACCGAGGTGCTCGGCGAGTACTGGAAAACGAATGAGCGAGCCATGGCAGGGGTGTCCCTTGAGAAGGGTCTGTCCCTACTGGGGAAAAAGGAGGGCAGACTCATTGAAACCAAATGGAGGCAGCAGCTTGATCAAGAGATGCAATCTCAGATGCGGCGGCATGATCTGGCTAAGGAAGTCTGCGGCTTGCTCACTGATGCCATCAAAGGCCTCGGCCCTTAG
- the LOC100273710 gene encoding uncharacterized isoform X1, with the protein MSSGRPSEPAMNAGATPAASSPPRSKKRPSRMGDGNSSPNPSPRGSPARRSELKRRRRTSAESAALALATVAARASAAGVRSDAGDGAVERRRRPRTRAEGGDGAIRMLGAAAARVGGGRGAAQKHWSDDDEFTLLTAAVAFRDRNGRAPRLPDMAELFESIRESISPHIDQFMVYYKIKRLKSKFQHSAGPRDRRLRDLCSVLWGVGVVASSEDDSDVGERRTVPDAAAMMPVVTEVLGEYWKTNERAMAGVSLEKGLSLLGKKEGRLIETKWRQQLDQEMQSQMRRHDLAKEVCGLLTDAIKGLGP; encoded by the coding sequence ATGTCATCCGGACGCCCGTCTGAACCCGCCATGAACGCCGGCGCAACGCCCGCGGCGTCGTCCCCTCCCAGATCGAAGAAGCGGCCGTCCCGCATGGGCGACGGCAACTCGAGCCCAAACCCTAGCCCCCGCGGCTCCCCCGCCCGCAGGAGCGAGCTAAAGCGCAGGCGCCGCACATCCGCCGAGTCCGCCGCGCTCGCGCTCGCCACGGTCGCCGCGCGCGCGTCCGCGGCCGGCGTCCGCTCCGACGCGGGCGACGGCGCCGTCGAGAGGCGCAGACGCCCGCGCACCCGCGCTGAAGGAGGCGATGGGGCCATCCGGATGCTCGGAGCCGCCGCCGCCCGCGTCGGCGGAGGCCGCGGCGCCGCCCAGAAACACTGGAGCGACGACGACGAGTTCACGCTCCTCACCGCCGCCGTTGCCTTCCGCGACCGCAACGGCCGGGCACCGCGCCTCCCGGACATGGCCGAGCTGTTCGAGTCCATTAGGGAGTCCATCTCCCCGCACATCGACCAGTTCATGGTGTACTACAAGATCAAGCGCCTCAAGAGCAAGTTCCAGCACTCCGCCGGCCCGCGCGACCGTCGCCTGCGCGACTTGTGCTCCGTCCTATGGGGTGTCGGCGTCGTGGCCTCTTCCGAGGACGACTCGGACGTCGGCGAGCGACGCACTGTCCCGGATGCGGCAGCCATGATGCCGGTGGTCACCGAGGTGCTCGGCGAGTACTGGAAAACGAATGAGCGAGCCATGGCAGGGGTGTCCCTTGAGAAGGGTCTGTCCCTACTGGGGAAAAAGGAGGGCAGACTCATTGAAACCAAATGGAGGCAGCAGCTTGATCAAGAGATGCAATCTCAGATGCGGCGGCATGATCTGGCTAAGGAAGTCTGCGGCTTGCTCACTGATGCCATCAAAGGCCTCGGCCCTTAG